In one window of Mytilus galloprovincialis chromosome 6, xbMytGall1.hap1.1, whole genome shotgun sequence DNA:
- the LOC143080280 gene encoding single-strand DNA endonuclease ASTE1-like: protein MGVPSFIILVEKNPSFWRVCHFHDMELVIDGNCLFNFLYKYLNIDAIGNYSEYSVKLEMFFMWLINRRITPYVIFDGAYDIDDKKIETVKCRAQQRINNPEEQTPILAKTTFTNILNKLKISFLKCDFEADRDIQRLANELKCPVLSRDSDFFIFDVHYGYIPFDSLPLNSIFKGIDNQEFKIKAYVIENLWKKFPFLRCNMALLATALGNDYLNKNSNVLQNAYRSDNFRLPRCKTEVSDLFEIPIRKGEPFFITIRKVLYWMCRYKDAERGKRQLLYFCYKDSREEDMVNRSIKVFTEPDNYMGYNLRVILKGGQSGSLDGSIIPIQVPTWIIDSHRRGGIPDFILNTLIHERNILLCQVEGSHAISSHECSLSIREVLYALLLGPKEAVTEHDRYKMSVCEFQREGGTRVTCELSDIPYMYRELKMQLLVEALECPIPSVLICESLGQTRIFLMITTYWVKMAKPTIDINFLKSVLINYLLFSTTKHTEFCELKKDIREDDILYKRNPLADGTKGFEDQGVEILYSKYLHVDVRLKDLYSAVTGFAARYIKTNRDNKSNIIRTFAQFQSCILYATYLNQLLNNPLENVNPAYVFNGKFLHDMYYTLKETKEDIIEHYLASEKYHLKCFKSMLQFVQKNVYVGNNE from the coding sequence ATGGGAGTTCCAAGTTTTATTATTCTTGTAGAGAAAAACCCAAGCTTCTGGCGTGTATGCCATTTTCATGATATGGAGCTAGTTATTGACGGAAATTGCTTGTTCAATTTCTTgtataaatatctaaatatagatGCCATTGGAAACTATAGTGAATACTCCGTGAAACTGGAAATGTTTTTCATGTGGCTTATAAACCGTCGGATCACTCCTTATGTTATTTTCGATGGAGCATACGATATTGAtgacaaaaaaattgaaacagtCAAATGCAGGGCTCAACAACGTATCAACAATCCAGAAGAGCAAACACCAATTCTAGCAAAAACAACATTTACTAACATTTTAAACAAACTCAAAATCAGCTTTCTAAAATGTGATTTTGAAGCTGATAGAGACATACAAAGACTAGCCAATGAATTGAAATGTCCAGTTTTGTCACGTGACAGCGACTTTTTCATCTTTGATGTACACTATGGATATATACCCTTTGATTCACTGCCATTAAACTCAATATTTAAAGGCATTGATAATCAAGAATTTAAGATAAAAGCATACGTTATTGAGAATTTATGGAAAAAATTCCCATTCCTAAGATGTAACATGGCCTTATTAGCAACAGCCCTTGGTAACGATTATCTAAACAAAAACTCCAATGTTTTACAAAACGCTTATCGCAGCGATAATTTTAGACTTCCAAGGTGCAAAACCGAAGTTTCAGATTTATTTGAAATTCCCATTCGGAAAGGCGAACCATTTTTCATAACAATCAGAAAAGTTTTGTACTGGATGTGTCGTTATAAAGACGCTGAGAGGGGAAAAAGACAGTTGCTATACTTTTGCTACAAAGACAGCAGAGAAGAAGACATGGTAAACCGTTCCATAAAAGTTTTTACAGAACCAGACAACTATATGGGCTATAATCTTCGTGTGATTTTGAAAGGAGGACAATCTGGTAGCCTGGATGGGTCCATAATTCCTATACAAGTACCAACATGGATAATTGACAGTCATAGAAGAGGGGGAATCCCGGATTTTATATTGAATACTTTAATCCACGAGAGAAATATTCTTTTATGTCAGGTAGAAGGTTCTCATGCTATATCTTCACACGAATGCAGTCTATCAATTCGGGAGGTTTTATATGCTTTATTGCTAGGTCCAAAGGAGGCCGTTACAGAACATGATCGATATAAAATGAGTGTATGTGAGTTCCAAAGAGAAGGGGGTACGCGTGTTACTTGTGAACTTAGTGATATACCTTATATGTATAGAGAACTGAAAATGCAATTACTGGTTGAAGCTTTAGAGTGCCCAATTCCTTCTGTTTTAATTTGTGAATCACTTGGTCAAACACGCATATTTCTGATGATAACTACCTATTGGGTAAAAATGGCTAAACCGACTATAGACATTAATTTTCTAAAATCCGTTTTGATAAATTATCTTTTGTTTTCAACGACCAAACATACTGAATTTTGCGAATTGAAAAAAGATATCCGAGAGGATGATATTCTATACAAAAGAAATCCGCTCGCTGATGGCACAAAAGGCTTTGAAGATCAAGGGGTTGAAattctttattcaaaatatttgcaCGTTGACGTTAGGCTGAAAGATCTGTACTCTGCAGTGACAGGATTCGCTGCAAGATACATTAAAACAAACCGagacaataaatcaaatatcattCGCACATTTGCACAGTTTCAATCTTGTATTTTGTATGCAACATATCTGAACCAACTTCTTAACAATCCCTTAGAAAATGTAAATCCTGCATATGTGTTCAATGGTAAATTCTTGCACGACATGTATTATACACTCAAAGAAACAAAAGAAGACATTATTGAACACTATTTAGCATCTGAGAAGTATCATTTGAAGTGTTTTAAAAGTATGCTACAATTTGTACAGAAAAATGTGTATGTAGGCAACAATGAATGA